A stretch of the Archangium violaceum genome encodes the following:
- a CDS encoding demethoxyubiquinone hydroxylase family protein — protein sequence MPQTNPFHSMVPRKLTDSELARAIRLDMESELDAINLYAAHIDATDNEEAKAILHHIMDEEREHAALFWQLIARLDPAQAEHVKVMSRKYQLIVSGASHEAVEAVGEGEEGTASTEPGLAKRLTVGSLRR from the coding sequence ATGCCGCAAACCAACCCGTTCCATTCGATGGTTCCCAGGAAGTTGACGGACTCGGAGCTGGCCCGCGCCATCCGGCTGGACATGGAGTCGGAGCTGGACGCCATCAACCTCTACGCCGCTCACATCGACGCCACGGACAACGAGGAGGCCAAGGCCATCCTCCACCACATCATGGACGAGGAGCGCGAGCACGCCGCGCTCTTCTGGCAGCTCATCGCCCGCCTGGATCCCGCGCAGGCCGAGCACGTCAAGGTCATGTCGCGGAAGTACCAGCTGATCGTCTCCGGCGCCTCGCACGAGGCCGTGGAGGCGGTGGGCGAGGGCGAGGAGGGTACCGCGTCGACCGAGCCCGGTCTGGCGAAGCGGCTGACCGTGGGCTCGCTGCGTCGCTAG